A genomic region of Deltaproteobacteria bacterium contains the following coding sequences:
- a CDS encoding (2Fe-2S)-binding protein has product MFVPINTTINGKIYSVSAEAETSLLEFLRDVLELKGTKLCCNTGECGACTVIHNGKPINSCVTMAADANGAQITTVEGLADGDKLHPVQQAFIDTGAVQCGYCTPGFIMSVKALLDRTKKPTAADIEEAVSGNICRCTGYNKIVDAIHLAASKL; this is encoded by the coding sequence ATGTTCGTTCCGATCAACACCACGATTAACGGTAAGATTTACAGCGTCAGCGCGGAAGCGGAGACTTCGCTGTTGGAATTTCTCCGCGATGTTTTGGAACTGAAAGGCACCAAGCTCTGCTGCAACACCGGTGAGTGCGGCGCCTGCACGGTGATTCACAACGGCAAGCCGATCAACTCCTGCGTGACCATGGCCGCCGACGCCAACGGCGCGCAGATCACGACGGTCGAAGGCTTGGCCGACGGCGACAAATTGCACCCAGTGCAGCAAGCGTTCATCGACACCGGCGCGGTCCAGTGCGGCTACTGCACGCCGGGATTTATCATGTCGGTCAAAGCGCTGCTCGACCGGACGAAAAAACCGACCGCCGCCGACATTGAAGAAGCGGTCTCCGGCAACATCTGCCGCTGCACCGGCTACAACAAAATCGTCGACGCGATTCACTTGGCAGCGAGTAAGCTCTAA
- a CDS encoding xanthine dehydrogenase family protein subunit M yields MEYFEPKSIGDALSVLAKHGAEAKVIAGGTDVMVDIKFKEEPSALVNIKKISGLSGISESGGAIRIGALTTIREIETSSLIREKLPVLWEASHQFASLQVRNTATLGGNICRASPSGETLTPLLVLNATAICAFSDGERSEPFSSFFQGPGKSAVGAKGLLKEIEIPIPAAGSKGVYLKHAVRGAMDIAMVGVAVLLAANGSGVQEARIGLGAVAPTPVRAPKTEALLKGKPLTAALLKEAGTLSGSEASPISDQRSSAENRRWIVEALTRRGLAQTWKAATGKEVA; encoded by the coding sequence ATGGAGTATTTCGAACCGAAATCGATCGGCGACGCGCTGTCGGTGCTGGCCAAGCATGGTGCTGAGGCCAAGGTCATCGCCGGCGGCACGGACGTGATGGTCGACATCAAATTCAAAGAAGAGCCGAGCGCGCTGGTGAATATCAAAAAAATCTCCGGCCTTTCCGGCATCTCAGAGAGCGGCGGTGCCATTCGCATCGGCGCGCTGACGACGATTCGTGAGATCGAAACCAGCTCGCTGATCCGCGAGAAATTGCCAGTGCTCTGGGAAGCGTCACATCAGTTTGCTTCGCTGCAAGTGCGCAACACCGCGACCCTCGGCGGCAACATCTGCCGCGCTTCGCCGTCGGGTGAAACGTTAACCCCGCTGCTCGTGCTCAACGCCACGGCGATTTGCGCGTTTTCCGACGGTGAGCGTAGCGAGCCGTTTTCTTCTTTCTTCCAAGGCCCCGGCAAAAGCGCCGTCGGTGCCAAAGGATTGTTGAAGGAAATCGAAATCCCGATCCCCGCTGCCGGCAGCAAAGGCGTTTATTTGAAGCACGCCGTGCGCGGCGCCATGGATATCGCCATGGTCGGCGTTGCCGTGCTGCTCGCGGCCAACGGTAGCGGCGTGCAAGAGGCCCGCATCGGCCTCGGCGCAGTCGCACCGACGCCAGTCCGCGCGCCGAAGACGGAAGCTTTGTTAAAAGGCAAACCGCTCACCGCGGCATTGCTCAAAGAAGCCGGCACGCTGTCGGGCAGCGAAGCAAGCCCGATCAGCGATCAGCGCAGCAGCGCGGAGAATCGCCGCTGGATTGTCGAAGCATTGACCCGGCGCGGTCTGGCCCAAACTTGGAAAGCCGCCACCGGCAAGGAGGTTGCGTAA